A window of Actinopolymorpha sp. NPDC004070 contains these coding sequences:
- a CDS encoding DUF1876 domain-containing protein yields MTETAQVTKRWSVDIFIDEHDGQTRAEARLVSGDRTHLSGSGRARRNPADPSVPEIGDELAVARALSELAHRLLHAAADDIEGVTAARTAAAGAERR; encoded by the coding sequence ATGACCGAGACCGCACAAGTCACCAAGCGCTGGAGCGTCGACATCTTCATCGACGAGCACGACGGCCAGACCCGTGCGGAGGCCCGCCTGGTTTCCGGTGACCGGACGCACCTGTCCGGCTCCGGCCGGGCCCGCCGTAATCCGGCGGATCCGAGTGTGCCGGAGATCGGCGACGAGCTGGCGGTCGCCCGCGCGCTGTCCGAACTCGCGCACCGGCTGCTGCACGCCGCCGCCGACGACATCGAGGGCGTCACCGCCGCCCGGACGGCGGCTGCGGGCGCTGAGCGCCGCTGA
- a CDS encoding universal stress protein, which produces MSETTAVPAVPAARGETRPEDVAVETAPLVDGSNGRPFVVVGVDGSASSEAAVEWAAEECARRGARLVLLHVLEPVVGSVLTVESRRYRARSVGDTVGDLWDQVNQLRDRRVDAEGQVEEGVPDRVLIMASQDAELLVVGAEGADRHRGLLLGEVAQRCARAAGCPVVIIPPPGGRPDPTA; this is translated from the coding sequence ATGAGCGAGACCACAGCTGTCCCGGCTGTTCCGGCGGCTCGCGGCGAGACCCGGCCGGAGGACGTGGCGGTGGAGACCGCACCTTTGGTCGACGGCTCCAACGGCCGTCCGTTCGTGGTGGTCGGTGTGGACGGCTCCGCCTCGTCGGAGGCCGCCGTGGAGTGGGCGGCCGAGGAGTGTGCCCGCAGGGGCGCCCGGCTGGTCCTCCTGCACGTCCTCGAGCCGGTGGTGGGCTCGGTGCTCACCGTGGAGTCCCGCCGCTACCGGGCCCGGTCGGTGGGCGACACCGTGGGGGACCTGTGGGACCAGGTGAACCAGCTGCGGGACCGCCGCGTCGACGCCGAGGGTCAGGTCGAGGAGGGCGTCCCCGACCGGGTCCTGATCATGGCGTCGCAGGACGCGGAGCTGCTCGTGGTGGGGGCGGAGGGCGCGGACCGGCACCGCGGCCTGCTGCTGGGCGAGGTGGCCCAGCGGTGTGCGCGGGCCGCCGGCTGCCCGGTGGTGATCATCCCGCCACCCGGCGGCCGGCCGGACCCTACTGCTTGA
- a CDS encoding GAF domain-containing protein translates to MDAETTPGPERPREVQSAQDLLLPDLSRLRLETLLRELVDRADQLVENERRVHRLLDAVVSVASNLSLPEVLERIVRSACDLVSARYGALGVIGPDRTLSEFTYTGFTEELRRNIGHLPTGKGILGLLINEPHPIRLHDLSRHPNSSGFPPNHPPMRSFLGVPVMVRGEAFGNLYLTEKVGGGDFTDEDEEVVVALAAAAGIAIENASLYDMSRRREAWLIASTEITAHLLSGASLGETLDLIVERARAVASAELAMLALVDEEGGDLVLEAVAGPQADRLRNERVSTVGTPIGDVLLTSRPYVYDGDAASLGWDDGGGRAAQLKGGSMLFVPLASGPHMLGVLIVTRPDGQAGFDSTDMHMVTTFAGHAALALEFARAQEDRGRLAVFEDRDRIARDLHDHVIQRLFAVGLGLQGISRQVVRVDLADRVSGYVRDLDTTIQEIRRTIFSLQERATDRRSLRGQVLEIAQDAASSLGFEPRVALEGPLDSAVPDSLRPEVLATLREALANVVRHAHASHADVLIQADVGHRMFQLHVTDNGVGIPDDPPRRSGLTNMAERARRCGGHLTVEPGAQGGTVLIWQVPLKQ, encoded by the coding sequence ATGGACGCGGAGACGACGCCGGGTCCTGAGCGACCCAGGGAAGTCCAGTCCGCACAGGACCTGTTGCTTCCGGACCTCAGCAGGCTTCGCCTGGAAACCCTGCTGCGCGAGCTTGTCGACCGCGCTGACCAGCTGGTCGAGAACGAACGCCGGGTACACCGCCTTCTGGACGCGGTCGTCTCGGTGGCGAGCAACCTCTCCTTGCCTGAGGTTCTGGAACGAATCGTGCGTTCGGCCTGTGATCTGGTGAGCGCACGTTACGGGGCTCTCGGAGTGATCGGCCCCGACCGCACCCTCAGCGAGTTCACCTACACCGGATTCACCGAGGAGCTGCGTCGCAACATCGGCCACCTGCCGACCGGCAAGGGAATCCTCGGACTACTCATCAACGAGCCCCACCCCATCAGGCTGCACGATCTCTCCCGGCACCCGAACTCCTCCGGTTTCCCGCCCAACCATCCGCCGATGAGGTCGTTTCTCGGCGTTCCGGTCATGGTGCGCGGAGAGGCGTTCGGCAATCTTTATCTCACCGAGAAAGTCGGCGGCGGCGACTTCACCGACGAGGACGAGGAAGTCGTCGTCGCGCTGGCCGCGGCCGCGGGTATCGCGATCGAGAACGCCAGCCTGTACGACATGTCCCGGCGGCGCGAGGCCTGGCTCATCGCGTCCACCGAAATCACCGCCCACCTGCTGTCCGGCGCGTCGCTCGGGGAGACCCTGGACCTGATCGTCGAGCGCGCCCGCGCGGTGGCCAGCGCGGAGCTGGCGATGCTCGCGCTGGTCGACGAGGAGGGCGGGGACCTCGTCCTGGAGGCGGTGGCCGGCCCGCAGGCCGACCGGCTGCGCAACGAGCGGGTCTCCACCGTGGGCACCCCGATCGGCGACGTCCTGCTCACCAGCCGGCCCTACGTCTACGACGGCGACGCGGCCTCGCTCGGATGGGACGACGGCGGCGGGCGGGCGGCTCAGCTCAAGGGCGGCTCGATGCTGTTCGTCCCGCTCGCCTCCGGCCCGCACATGCTGGGCGTACTGATCGTCACCCGCCCCGACGGCCAGGCCGGCTTCGACTCCACCGACATGCACATGGTGACGACGTTCGCCGGGCACGCCGCGCTGGCGCTGGAGTTCGCCCGCGCGCAGGAGGACCGCGGCCGGCTGGCGGTGTTCGAGGACCGCGACCGGATCGCCCGCGACCTGCACGACCACGTGATCCAGCGGCTGTTCGCGGTCGGGCTCGGGCTGCAGGGCATCTCCCGCCAGGTGGTGCGCGTCGACCTCGCCGACCGGGTGAGCGGGTACGTCCGCGACCTCGACACCACGATCCAGGAGATCCGCCGGACGATCTTCTCCCTGCAGGAACGCGCCACCGACCGGCGCAGCCTGCGCGGTCAGGTGCTCGAGATCGCCCAGGACGCCGCCTCGTCGCTGGGGTTCGAACCTCGGGTCGCGCTGGAAGGCCCGCTGGACTCCGCGGTGCCGGACAGCCTGCGCCCGGAGGTCCTGGCCACCCTGCGCGAGGCGCTGGCCAACGTCGTACGCCATGCGCACGCCAGCCACGCCGACGTCCTGATCCAGGCGGACGTGGGGCACCGGATGTTCCAGCTGCACGTCACCGACAACGGCGTGGGCATCCCCGACGACCCGCCGCGTCGCAGCGGCCTCACGAACATGGCCGAGCGTGCCCGCCGATGCGGTGGCCACCTCACCGTCGAGCCGGGTGCCCAGGGCGGAACGGTGCTCATCTGGCAGGTGCCGCTCAAGCAGTAG
- a CDS encoding response regulator transcription factor: protein MTIKVFLLDDHEVVRLGLRQLLEEENDIEVVGEASTAAQARARVPALRPDVAVLDVRLPDGDGVTVCRDIRSSMEPSPACLMLTSFSDDEALFDAIMAGAAGYLLKQVSGNDLVGAVRRLSTGESMVDPALTAAVLERLRRGPDQEDPRYAALTDQERRILDLIAAGMTNRQIAQTMFLAEKTVKNYVSGMLRKLGMDRRTEAAVFAVERSRKERAVGPPPQ from the coding sequence ATGACCATCAAGGTCTTCCTGTTGGACGACCACGAGGTGGTCCGGCTCGGCCTGCGCCAGCTGCTGGAGGAGGAGAACGACATCGAGGTGGTGGGCGAGGCCTCCACCGCCGCGCAGGCGCGCGCCCGCGTGCCCGCACTTCGTCCCGACGTCGCGGTTCTCGACGTCCGGCTGCCCGACGGCGACGGGGTGACGGTCTGCCGCGACATCCGGTCCTCTATGGAGCCGTCACCGGCCTGCCTGATGCTGACGTCCTTCTCCGACGACGAGGCACTCTTCGACGCGATCATGGCCGGTGCCGCCGGCTACCTGCTCAAGCAGGTCAGCGGCAACGACCTGGTGGGCGCGGTCCGCCGGCTGTCGACCGGGGAGTCAATGGTCGACCCGGCACTGACCGCCGCGGTTCTGGAACGGCTGCGGCGCGGCCCGGACCAGGAGGACCCGCGCTACGCGGCGCTGACCGACCAGGAGCGGCGCATTCTCGACCTGATCGCCGCCGGCATGACGAACCGGCAGATCGCCCAGACCATGTTCCTGGCCGAGAAGACGGTGAAGAACTACGTGTCAGGCATGCTGCGCAAGCTCGGCATGGACCGCCGTACGGAAGCGGCCGTCTTCGCCGTGGAGCGCAGCCGGAAGGAACGCGCGGTCGGCCCGCCTCCGCAGTAG
- a CDS encoding ABC transporter substrate-binding protein, which translates to MDPNVSYYSVGYLGLRLWSRQLFTYPAENGKVTTSVPDLAEETPTADNKGISADGKTYTISIRQGAQWNSSPARQVTAADMVRGVKRTCNPVQPFGGIPDFADLIVGYQKFCDGFAKVGQKPADMAKYINDTPLPGVVAKDERTVVFKLNHPASYFVDMLTLPAFSPAPKEFLKYAPASLDLAKNTLSNGPYAVKTYSPTKQIVFERNPAWKASTDPVRKAYVDKVVVNQTVSQESTQQQLQTGSPSADMEWDNYPPPSQLPQLIAKKDPNLNLGETGSSNPYIVFNTVSPTNNGALKKPEVRQALSYAINRTNIIQALGGPKVNPPLTHVLPSSIVGSKDFDPYPHNVAKAKQLLAKAGYKNGLTLKFVYRNASEGGRKTFATVQQDLKAIGVTVKGVSVPNADFYTKYMQAPSVTKRGVWDVSLAGWGSDWYGNAALSFFAPLFSGKPSFPPVGSNFGFYDSPAVNKLITQASTAKDESTAGSLWAQADQQVMKDAPFFPITNPVQANYHASQTKNAVYIPSLQNFDPANIWLEQGKQGG; encoded by the coding sequence ATGGACCCCAACGTCAGCTACTACTCCGTCGGCTATCTCGGCCTGCGGCTGTGGAGCCGGCAGCTGTTCACCTACCCCGCCGAGAACGGCAAGGTGACCACCTCGGTGCCCGACCTGGCGGAGGAGACTCCCACCGCCGACAACAAGGGCATCAGCGCCGACGGCAAGACCTACACGATCTCCATCCGCCAGGGCGCGCAGTGGAACAGCTCCCCCGCGCGGCAGGTCACCGCGGCCGACATGGTCCGCGGCGTCAAGCGGACCTGCAACCCCGTCCAGCCCTTCGGTGGCATCCCGGACTTCGCCGACCTGATCGTCGGCTACCAGAAGTTCTGCGACGGTTTCGCCAAGGTCGGTCAGAAGCCCGCCGACATGGCGAAGTACATCAACGACACCCCGCTCCCGGGTGTCGTCGCCAAGGACGAGCGCACGGTGGTCTTCAAGCTGAACCACCCCGCGAGCTACTTCGTGGACATGCTGACCCTGCCGGCGTTCTCCCCCGCGCCGAAGGAGTTCCTGAAGTACGCCCCGGCCAGCCTCGACCTGGCCAAGAACACGCTGTCCAACGGTCCGTACGCCGTCAAGACGTACTCCCCGACCAAGCAGATCGTGTTCGAGCGCAACCCCGCCTGGAAGGCCTCCACCGACCCGGTGCGCAAGGCGTACGTCGACAAGGTCGTCGTCAACCAGACGGTCAGCCAGGAGTCCACGCAGCAGCAGCTGCAGACGGGCAGCCCGAGTGCGGACATGGAGTGGGACAACTACCCGCCGCCGTCGCAGCTGCCGCAGCTGATCGCCAAGAAGGACCCGAACCTCAACCTCGGTGAGACCGGTTCGTCGAACCCGTACATCGTGTTCAACACGGTGTCGCCGACCAACAACGGTGCTCTGAAGAAGCCCGAGGTCCGTCAGGCGCTGTCGTACGCCATCAACCGTACGAACATCATCCAGGCGCTCGGTGGACCGAAGGTCAACCCGCCGCTGACCCACGTGCTGCCGAGCAGCATCGTCGGCAGCAAGGACTTCGACCCGTACCCGCACAACGTGGCCAAGGCGAAGCAGCTGCTGGCCAAGGCGGGCTACAAGAACGGTCTGACGCTGAAGTTCGTGTACCGCAACGCCTCCGAGGGCGGCCGCAAGACGTTCGCGACCGTGCAGCAGGACCTCAAGGCGATCGGTGTCACCGTCAAGGGCGTCTCGGTTCCCAACGCCGACTTCTACACGAAGTACATGCAGGCGCCGAGCGTGACCAAGCGCGGTGTCTGGGACGTGTCCCTGGCCGGGTGGGGTTCGGACTGGTACGGCAACGCCGCACTGTCCTTCTTCGCCCCGCTGTTCTCGGGCAAGCCGTCGTTCCCGCCGGTCGGCAGCAACTTCGGCTTCTACGACAGCCCCGCGGTCAACAAGCTCATCACGCAGGCCTCGACCGCCAAGGACGAGTCCACCGCGGGGAGCCTGTGGGCGCAGGCCGACCAGCAGGTCATGAAGGACGCGCCGTTCTTCCCGATCACCAACCCGGTGCAGGCCAACTACCACGCATCGCAGACGAAGAACGCCGTCTACATTCCGTCGCTGCAGAACTTCGACCCGGCCAACATCTGGCTGGAGCAGGGCAAGCAGGGCGGCTGA
- a CDS encoding universal stress protein — MGEQVGGGLTGARTVTVGVDGREGGVQALRWAAAEARTRDTALRVVHAYQLPIAPAAYPPGDYDVYALDEAAQEVVSGALAEAAPEIGDRPVVEVTAEGNAAQVLLAESASAALVVVGTRGRGWLARGVLGSCSAGVAARAHCPVVVVRGPGGPPGAPVVVGLDGTDLSDTVLAFAFEHAARHGVALRAVLCSASDAESDVDEPARAVAEALAGWREKYPDVRTERTVVHGRPVDALLEESERARLLVVGARGRHALAGTLLGSVSQGVLREASVPVAVVHPVS; from the coding sequence ATGGGGGAGCAGGTGGGCGGGGGCCTGACCGGCGCGCGGACGGTGACCGTGGGCGTCGACGGGCGAGAGGGCGGTGTCCAGGCCCTGCGCTGGGCCGCGGCCGAGGCCCGGACCCGCGACACGGCCCTTCGGGTGGTGCACGCGTACCAGCTGCCGATCGCGCCGGCCGCGTACCCGCCCGGCGACTACGACGTCTACGCGCTGGACGAGGCGGCCCAGGAGGTCGTGTCCGGCGCCCTGGCCGAGGCCGCACCGGAGATCGGCGACCGGCCGGTCGTCGAGGTGACCGCCGAGGGCAACGCCGCCCAGGTGCTCCTCGCCGAGTCCGCGTCGGCGGCGCTGGTGGTCGTCGGCACCCGCGGCCGGGGCTGGCTGGCGCGCGGCGTCCTCGGTTCGTGCAGCGCGGGAGTGGCCGCCCGAGCCCACTGCCCGGTCGTGGTGGTGCGCGGCCCGGGCGGTCCACCGGGCGCCCCGGTCGTGGTGGGCCTGGACGGAACCGACCTTTCCGACACCGTGCTGGCGTTCGCCTTCGAACACGCCGCCCGGCACGGTGTCGCCCTGCGGGCGGTGCTGTGCTCCGCGTCGGACGCGGAGTCGGACGTGGACGAGCCGGCCAGGGCCGTCGCCGAGGCACTGGCCGGATGGCGGGAGAAGTACCCCGATGTCAGGACGGAACGGACAGTCGTGCACGGCCGTCCGGTGGACGCACTGCTGGAGGAGTCGGAGCGAGCGCGGCTTCTCGTAGTCGGCGCGCGCGGCCGGCACGCCCTGGCCGGAACCCTGCTCGGCTCGGTCAGCCAGGGAGTCCTGCGGGAGGCGTCGGTGCCGGTGGCGGTCGTCCACCCTGTTTCCTGA
- a CDS encoding pyridoxamine 5'-phosphate oxidase family protein, with amino-acid sequence MFDSKGLEVLPPTECLRLLGEAPIGRIVFTEQALPAVQPVHYALDGDSVVIRTTVGSKLAAAARNSIVAFEVDQIDAGHQVGWSVTVVGHAEMVTEAREIDRLSGLSLQSWSPTEPTHFIRVRMEMVRGRRLVPSTATREPTQVPAQKPATGTA; translated from the coding sequence ATGTTCGACAGCAAGGGCTTGGAGGTACTCCCGCCCACGGAGTGTCTGCGGCTGCTCGGCGAGGCGCCGATCGGCCGGATCGTGTTCACCGAACAGGCTCTGCCGGCGGTCCAGCCGGTCCACTACGCGCTGGACGGAGACTCCGTGGTGATCCGGACCACCGTGGGCTCCAAGCTCGCCGCCGCCGCGCGGAACTCGATCGTGGCCTTCGAGGTGGACCAGATCGACGCGGGCCACCAGGTGGGCTGGAGCGTCACGGTCGTCGGGCACGCGGAGATGGTCACCGAGGCCAGGGAGATCGACCGCCTCTCGGGGCTCTCCCTCCAGTCGTGGTCACCGACCGAGCCGACGCACTTCATCCGCGTCCGGATGGAGATGGTCCGCGGGCGCCGGCTCGTGCCGTCCACCGCGACGCGGGAGCCGACCCAGGTGCCCGCGCAGAAGCCCGCGACCGGGACGGCCTGA
- a CDS encoding hemerythrin domain-containing protein, protein MAELTWLRSRHMELGTEVEALQATAAWMDDATMLEVWDRITGHVTFFVNDLVPYISVEDEILYPALTVAAETATPIDVLRAHHAEIDRLASDLDEARRALPLGEDDAWCQLRQALYGLYAVARLHFTVEDEIVLPLLEADLDSRDAEELEDAVRAVVHNTQSTLDYQEA, encoded by the coding sequence ATGGCTGAGTTGACGTGGCTGCGCAGTCGACACATGGAGCTTGGTACCGAGGTGGAGGCTCTGCAGGCGACTGCCGCCTGGATGGACGACGCCACGATGCTCGAGGTGTGGGACCGGATCACTGGTCACGTGACCTTCTTCGTGAACGACCTGGTGCCGTACATCTCGGTCGAGGACGAGATCCTCTACCCCGCCCTGACCGTGGCCGCCGAGACCGCTACTCCGATTGACGTCCTTCGTGCCCACCACGCCGAGATCGACCGGTTGGCCTCCGACCTGGACGAGGCGAGGCGTGCCCTGCCGCTCGGCGAGGACGACGCGTGGTGCCAGCTACGGCAGGCACTGTACGGGCTGTACGCCGTCGCCCGCCTGCACTTCACCGTCGAGGACGAGATCGTGCTGCCGCTGCTGGAGGCCGACCTCGACAGCCGCGACGCCGAGGAGCTCGAGGACGCGGTGCGCGCGGTGGTGCACAACACGCAGAGCACGCTGGACTACCAGGAGGCATGA
- a CDS encoding Sua5/YciO/YrdC/YwlC family protein, with protein MSGAVTRPVPESELPARQAQRVLVAGSVVGVGLRRHLSLAAGECGLDGTARTVRDQVVVEVAGPPAALAEFVHRICTQAPRPARVSLVDVVELEGVTPLPGTGFRVLFDDVDPPMAAGPAGPSGTDLSGKQLSGSLADRGVCAACLRELFDPANRRYRYPFVSCRLCGPRQSLLDELSPDEMLAALGEGADGRANTALGGFALCAACTAEREDPADRRHHALAPGCPQCGPRLSWRAAQADRGDGRGWGDAGGGRLRAGDPTGDRWSDAGALAAAVETVAAGGVVAVKGPGGYQLVCDATAPRAVARLRSRTHRWTRPLTVLAPDLSVARAVADLGNTEVNLLVSPSRPVVLARLRRSRLPIAAGVSAGSDHVGLALPATPLQALLVHDLDRPLVVAGAHPAEEPVVVDDADAPARLAGLADGFLGHDLPVRTRTRDSVHWVVRGRPGALRRGRGLVPGSVPLPVSPRQPVLAVGAQLSHTHTLAGDSRAYVSEQVGDLTSPAKLDAFEHELARLVPLVGGTPATVAHDLHPGYLASQYARRWPADRRIAVQHHHAHVAACAAEHGVTGTFLGVAYDGPGLGDDGTLWGGEILVADLRGYHRAGRFGRAPLPGGELAARSPIRTALGYLLAGERLGGAPIDPDLIGARTERLSARELETVRRMVTGGVNSPPASSAARLVDAVAGLLGLREDAAYEGEAATVLETAARGRREEELPWRIVTAGEVRVYDPAVTLAAVLSGMADGVSVGRLAAAFHATLVAVTVALCVDAGREVGVRTVCLAGSAFTNRLLLEGVVDALDREGFEVFVPEQVPTHDGGVSYGQAAVAAARMADG; from the coding sequence ATGAGCGGGGCAGTCACACGTCCCGTCCCCGAAAGTGAACTGCCGGCCCGGCAGGCGCAGCGTGTGCTGGTCGCGGGCTCGGTGGTGGGTGTGGGGCTGCGCCGGCACCTGAGCCTGGCGGCGGGCGAGTGTGGACTCGACGGTACGGCGCGGACGGTCCGCGACCAGGTGGTGGTCGAGGTGGCCGGCCCACCGGCCGCGCTGGCGGAGTTCGTCCACCGGATCTGTACGCAGGCGCCGCGACCGGCCCGGGTGAGCCTGGTGGACGTGGTGGAGCTGGAGGGAGTGACGCCCCTTCCGGGGACGGGCTTCCGGGTGCTGTTCGACGACGTGGACCCGCCGATGGCGGCCGGGCCCGCCGGTCCCTCCGGCACCGACCTGTCCGGCAAGCAACTGTCGGGCAGCCTGGCAGACCGGGGGGTCTGCGCGGCCTGCCTGCGCGAGCTGTTCGACCCCGCGAACCGGCGCTACCGTTACCCGTTCGTGTCCTGCCGGCTGTGCGGCCCGCGGCAGTCGCTGCTGGACGAGCTTTCGCCGGACGAGATGCTCGCGGCCCTCGGTGAGGGAGCTGACGGCCGGGCGAACACCGCCCTGGGCGGGTTCGCGTTGTGCGCCGCCTGTACGGCCGAACGCGAGGACCCGGCTGACCGGCGCCACCACGCGTTGGCGCCGGGCTGCCCGCAGTGCGGCCCGCGTCTTTCCTGGCGTGCCGCCCAGGCCGACCGCGGCGACGGCAGGGGCTGGGGCGACGCCGGCGGCGGCAGGCTCCGGGCCGGTGACCCCACCGGTGACCGCTGGTCCGACGCCGGCGCGCTGGCGGCCGCCGTGGAGACGGTCGCGGCCGGCGGCGTCGTCGCGGTGAAGGGACCCGGCGGCTACCAACTGGTCTGTGACGCGACGGCTCCCCGGGCGGTGGCCCGGTTGCGCTCGCGTACGCACCGGTGGACGCGTCCCCTCACGGTGCTGGCTCCGGACCTGTCGGTGGCCAGGGCGGTCGCCGACCTGGGAAACACCGAGGTGAACCTGCTGGTCTCACCGTCCCGTCCGGTGGTGCTGGCCCGCCTGCGGCGCAGCCGGCTGCCGATCGCCGCCGGGGTGAGCGCGGGCTCGGACCACGTGGGGCTCGCCTTGCCCGCCACCCCGCTGCAGGCGCTGCTCGTGCACGACCTGGATCGCCCGCTGGTGGTGGCCGGCGCGCATCCGGCCGAGGAGCCGGTGGTGGTCGACGACGCCGACGCCCCGGCTCGCCTGGCCGGGCTGGCCGACGGGTTCCTCGGGCACGACCTGCCGGTCCGCACCCGGACCAGGGACTCCGTGCACTGGGTAGTGCGCGGCCGCCCGGGGGCGCTGCGCCGCGGCCGCGGGCTCGTGCCCGGCTCGGTGCCGCTGCCCGTGTCCCCTCGTCAACCTGTGCTTGCGGTGGGGGCGCAACTGTCCCACACCCACACGCTGGCAGGGGATTCGCGGGCGTACGTGAGCGAACAGGTCGGTGACCTGACCAGCCCGGCGAAGCTGGACGCGTTCGAGCACGAGCTGGCCAGGCTCGTCCCGCTGGTCGGCGGCACCCCGGCGACGGTGGCGCACGACCTGCACCCGGGCTACCTCGCCAGCCAGTACGCCAGGCGCTGGCCGGCGGACCGGCGGATCGCCGTACAGCACCACCACGCGCACGTGGCGGCCTGCGCCGCCGAGCACGGGGTGACCGGGACCTTCCTCGGCGTCGCCTACGACGGCCCGGGCCTGGGGGACGACGGCACGTTGTGGGGCGGAGAGATCCTGGTCGCCGACCTGCGTGGGTACCACCGGGCCGGCCGGTTCGGTCGCGCACCGCTTCCCGGGGGTGAGCTGGCCGCCCGCAGTCCGATCCGTACCGCCCTGGGCTACCTCCTCGCGGGCGAACGACTCGGCGGCGCCCCGATCGACCCGGACCTGATCGGCGCCCGGACCGAACGCCTGTCCGCGCGCGAGCTGGAGACCGTACGCCGGATGGTCACCGGCGGGGTGAACAGTCCGCCGGCTTCCAGTGCCGCCCGGCTGGTGGACGCGGTGGCCGGCCTGCTGGGCCTGCGTGAGGACGCCGCGTACGAAGGGGAGGCCGCGACCGTCCTGGAGACCGCGGCCCGGGGCCGGCGCGAGGAGGAGCTGCCGTGGCGGATCGTCACCGCCGGCGAGGTGCGGGTGTACGACCCGGCGGTGACCCTGGCCGCGGTGTTGTCCGGCATGGCCGACGGCGTCTCCGTCGGGCGGCTCGCCGCCGCGTTCCACGCCACGCTCGTCGCGGTGACCGTCGCCCTGTGCGTGGACGCCGGCCGGGAGGTCGGCGTCCGGACGGTGTGCCTGGCCGGCAGCGCGTTCACCAACCGGCTGCTCCTCGAAGGCGTCGTGGACGCCCTGGACCGGGAGGGCTTCGAGGTCTTCGTCCCCGAGCAGGTGCCCACCCACGACGGCGGGGTGAGCTACGGGCAGGCCGCGGTCGCGGCGGCGCGGATGGCGGACGGGTGA
- a CDS encoding class F sortase yields the protein MTSEAGRRRWKLRRAVGFGLVTLLALAGATMLVMAFNTPAERPPMPAGDAAPAFLTTPQPTPAATGTPAPTAAPTTTSRAAGRPAAPGVSPTQPTPTGLPHSIPTSLSIPRIGVATQLLQLGLNKDNTIQVPTPERANLAGWYKFGPSPGEIGNTVIVGHVDSVKLGRAVFFRLGELRPGDKLSIVRKDGLTVPYRVDGVKAYPKANFPTDLVYGDSSKSTLRLVTCGGPWSKATSYRDNIIVFATQSGPARKGPAK from the coding sequence GTGACGAGCGAGGCCGGCCGCCGGCGCTGGAAACTGCGCCGAGCCGTCGGCTTCGGTCTCGTCACCCTGCTCGCACTCGCCGGAGCGACCATGCTGGTCATGGCGTTCAACACTCCCGCGGAGCGGCCGCCGATGCCCGCGGGCGACGCAGCGCCGGCGTTCCTCACCACCCCTCAGCCCACTCCCGCGGCCACCGGGACACCGGCACCGACCGCAGCGCCGACCACCACCTCGCGGGCGGCGGGCAGGCCGGCGGCGCCGGGCGTCTCACCGACCCAGCCCACCCCCACCGGGCTTCCGCATTCGATCCCGACGAGTCTGTCCATCCCGCGGATCGGCGTGGCCACCCAGCTCCTGCAGCTCGGGCTGAACAAGGACAACACCATCCAGGTGCCGACACCCGAACGCGCCAACCTCGCGGGGTGGTACAAGTTCGGGCCCAGCCCCGGTGAGATCGGCAACACGGTGATCGTCGGGCACGTCGACTCGGTGAAGCTCGGCCGCGCGGTCTTCTTCCGGCTCGGTGAGCTCCGGCCGGGCGACAAGCTCAGCATCGTCCGCAAGGACGGGTTGACGGTGCCCTACCGCGTGGACGGTGTGAAGGCGTACCCGAAGGCGAACTTCCCCACCGACCTCGTGTACGGCGACTCGAGCAAGTCGACCTTGCGCCTGGTCACCTGTGGGGGTCCGTGGTCGAAAGCCACGTCCTACCGGGACAACATCATCGTCTTCGCCACCCAGTCCGGCCCCGCCCGCAAGGGGCCCGCCAAGTAA